A genomic stretch from Mycobacterium cookii includes:
- a CDS encoding lysoplasmalogenase: MQTPYAPRVMLGAWAAAGWAGVAYGLFLTIVALRSPPGAELTGEFTGQPLFKASMALLLVVAAAAHPMVRERRWLMPALLFSAVGDGLLAIPWWPPSFVLGLGSFLLAHLCFLGALVPLARGSDRPRGRLVAAAGLCVACAGLVVWFWPQLVRDGLTVPVTVYMLVLVAMVCAALLAGLPTVWTAAGALLFAGSDAMIGIGRFVLGSEALAVPIWWTYAAAQILITAGFFFGRVSANPATPGE; encoded by the coding sequence ATGCAGACACCGTACGCACCCAGGGTGATGCTCGGCGCCTGGGCTGCCGCCGGGTGGGCGGGCGTCGCCTACGGGTTGTTCTTGACCATTGTGGCGCTGCGTTCGCCCCCGGGTGCCGAGCTCACCGGGGAGTTCACCGGTCAGCCGCTGTTCAAGGCGTCGATGGCGCTGCTGCTGGTGGTGGCGGCTGCCGCGCATCCGATGGTTCGCGAGCGGCGCTGGTTGATGCCGGCGTTGCTGTTCTCGGCCGTCGGTGACGGGCTGCTGGCGATTCCGTGGTGGCCGCCGTCGTTCGTCCTCGGGCTGGGCTCGTTCCTGTTGGCGCACTTGTGTTTTCTGGGTGCGCTGGTGCCGCTGGCCCGCGGCTCCGACCGTCCGCGCGGCCGGTTGGTTGCCGCCGCCGGGCTGTGCGTGGCATGTGCCGGGCTGGTGGTCTGGTTTTGGCCGCAACTGGTTCGTGACGGGCTGACCGTGCCGGTGACGGTGTACATGCTCGTGCTGGTCGCCATGGTCTGCGCGGCGCTGCTCGCCGGTTTGCCGACGGTCTGGACCGCGGCCGGCGCGCTGTTGTTCGCCGGGTCGGACGCGATGATCGGCATCGGGCGGTTCGTGTTGGGCAGCGAGGCGTTGGCGGTGCCGATCTGGTGGACCTACGCTGCAGCGCAGATCCTGATCACCGCGGGCTTCTTCTTCGGTCGGGTGTCGGCGAACCCTGCTACACCTGGCGAGTGA
- a CDS encoding alpha/beta hydrolase → MTESTTARPQIDPTLKALVDTFPMTFTAADGVETARAKLRQLKMPEEMLPDLRIENRTIGYGELTDIPVRIYWPSAVEHSDLPVVVFYHGGGFALGDLDTHDPVARAHAVGADAIVVSVDYRLAPEHPFPAGVDDCWAALRWVGENAAELGGDPNRIAVAGDSAGANLAAVMAHLARDTNALELAFQLLWYPTITADMSLPSFTENADAPILDRDVIDAFLSWYIPGIDISDPKALPPALAPSNYGNFAGLPPAFIGSAEHDPLRDDAALYASLLNSSGVSAELSNEPTLVHGYVSFAMIIPAAAEATNRGLAALKAALQ, encoded by the coding sequence ATGACGGAATCGACCACCGCCCGCCCGCAGATCGACCCGACGCTGAAAGCGCTGGTCGACACCTTCCCGATGACGTTCACGGCCGCTGATGGCGTCGAGACCGCTCGGGCCAAGCTGCGCCAGCTCAAGATGCCCGAGGAGATGTTGCCGGATCTGCGCATCGAGAATCGAACCATCGGCTACGGCGAGCTGACCGACATCCCGGTCCGCATCTACTGGCCGTCGGCCGTCGAGCACAGCGATCTGCCCGTCGTCGTCTTCTATCACGGCGGGGGTTTCGCACTCGGCGATCTGGACACCCACGACCCGGTCGCCCGCGCGCACGCCGTCGGCGCCGATGCCATCGTCGTTTCCGTCGATTACCGGCTGGCCCCCGAGCACCCGTTCCCGGCGGGTGTGGACGACTGCTGGGCCGCGCTGCGGTGGGTCGGCGAAAACGCCGCCGAGTTGGGCGGCGACCCGAACCGCATCGCGGTCGCCGGCGACTCCGCCGGCGCCAACCTCGCCGCAGTGATGGCGCATCTGGCCCGCGACACGAACGCACTCGAGCTGGCGTTCCAGCTGCTCTGGTATCCGACCATCACCGCCGACATGTCGCTGCCGTCGTTCACCGAAAACGCCGACGCGCCGATCCTGGACCGCGACGTCATCGACGCGTTCCTGAGCTGGTACATCCCCGGGATCGACATCAGCGACCCCAAGGCGCTGCCGCCGGCGCTCGCGCCGTCGAATTACGGCAACTTCGCCGGGCTGCCACCGGCGTTCATCGGTAGTGCCGAGCACGATCCGCTGCGCGACGATGCGGCCCTCTACGCCTCGCTGCTCAACTCCTCAGGTGTGTCTGCCGAGCTGAGCAACGAGCCGACCCTCGTGCACGGCTATGTCAGCTTCGCGATGATCATCCCGGCTGCCGCCGAGGCGACCAATCGTGGTCTCGCGGCGCTGAAGGCGGCACTGCAGTAA
- a CDS encoding primosomal protein N' → MLSVPHLDRDFDYLVPAEQSDDAQPGVRVRLRFHGRLVDGFILERRTDTDHVGKLAWLDRVVSGEAVLTPEIRRLVDAVAARYAGTRADVLRLAVPPRHAKVEREMPTPSTLSDVAPIDPTGWESYGRGGPFLTALAESRAARAVWQALPGELWADRFAEAAAQTVRAGRAALAIVPDQRDVDALWRSATTLFDESAVVALSAGLGPSARYRRWLAALRGSARLVIGTRSAVFAPVNDLGLIMVWDDGDDTLAEPRAPYPHAREVAMLRAHQARCAALIGGYARTAEAHALVRSGWAHDVVAARPVVRARTPRVVALDDGGYAEERDPAARTARLPSVALRAARVALQTEAPVLVQVPRRGYVPSLACGRCRAIARCRHCTGPLSLDDRDGSAPTCRWCGRADAALRCGRCGSDAVRAVVVGARRTAEELGRAFPGTAVITSAGEATVAEIADRPALVVATPGAEPRATAGYGAALLLDTWALLGRQDLRAAEDTLRRWMAVSALVRPRDERGVVIVVAESSVPTVQSLIRWDPVGHADAELAARTDVALPPSVHMAALDGTADAVAGLIEELRLPDSAELLGPAPLPPGARRPPGLAADVPVTRMLVRVRREQGLELAGELRRGVAVVSARQTHEPVRVQIDPLHIG, encoded by the coding sequence ATGCTGTCGGTCCCGCACCTGGATCGCGACTTCGACTATCTGGTGCCCGCTGAGCAGTCCGACGACGCCCAGCCCGGTGTGCGGGTGCGACTGCGCTTTCACGGCAGGCTGGTCGACGGCTTCATCCTGGAGCGCCGTACCGACACCGATCACGTCGGCAAGCTGGCCTGGCTGGACCGGGTGGTGTCCGGCGAGGCGGTGCTCACCCCGGAGATCCGTCGTCTTGTCGACGCCGTCGCCGCACGCTATGCCGGCACCCGCGCCGACGTGCTGAGGCTGGCGGTGCCGCCCCGTCACGCCAAAGTCGAACGCGAAATGCCAACGCCGTCAACACTTTCCGATGTCGCTCCGATCGATCCGACGGGCTGGGAATCGTACGGGCGTGGCGGCCCTTTTCTAACGGCGCTCGCGGAATCCCGCGCCGCCCGCGCGGTCTGGCAGGCTTTGCCGGGCGAGCTGTGGGCGGATCGCTTCGCCGAGGCCGCCGCACAGACCGTGCGGGCCGGACGCGCGGCCTTGGCGATCGTTCCGGATCAGCGTGACGTCGACGCGTTGTGGCGATCCGCGACAACGCTGTTCGACGAATCCGCTGTTGTGGCGTTGTCGGCGGGCCTGGGTCCGTCGGCGCGATACCGGCGGTGGCTGGCCGCGCTGCGGGGCAGCGCACGGTTGGTGATCGGCACCCGCAGCGCGGTGTTCGCGCCAGTGAACGACCTCGGCCTGATCATGGTGTGGGACGACGGCGACGACACGCTCGCCGAGCCGCGGGCCCCGTATCCGCACGCGCGGGAGGTCGCGATGCTGCGGGCACACCAGGCGCGCTGCGCCGCGCTCATCGGCGGGTATGCCCGCACCGCCGAAGCCCACGCTCTGGTGCGCAGCGGATGGGCGCATGACGTGGTCGCCGCGCGCCCGGTGGTGCGCGCCCGCACGCCGCGGGTGGTGGCCCTCGACGACGGTGGGTATGCCGAGGAACGCGATCCGGCGGCGCGCACGGCGCGCCTGCCGTCGGTGGCGCTGCGGGCCGCCCGGGTGGCACTGCAGACCGAGGCGCCGGTGCTGGTGCAGGTGCCGCGGCGCGGCTATGTCCCTTCGTTGGCCTGCGGGCGTTGCCGAGCCATTGCCCGCTGCCGGCATTGCACCGGCCCGCTGTCTCTGGACGACCGCGACGGGTCGGCCCCGACCTGCCGGTGGTGCGGACGGGCCGACGCCGCGCTGCGATGCGGGCGCTGCGGGTCGGATGCTGTGCGCGCCGTCGTGGTGGGCGCCCGGCGCACCGCCGAGGAACTCGGCCGCGCGTTCCCGGGGACGGCGGTGATCACCTCAGCGGGCGAAGCCACGGTGGCCGAGATCGCCGACCGCCCGGCTCTCGTCGTCGCCACACCCGGCGCCGAACCCCGCGCGACGGCCGGATACGGGGCGGCGCTGCTGCTCGACACCTGGGCGCTGCTGGGCCGCCAAGACCTGCGCGCCGCCGAGGACACGCTGCGGCGGTGGATGGCCGTGTCAGCGCTGGTTCGCCCCCGCGATGAGCGCGGGGTGGTGATTGTGGTTGCCGAATCATCGGTCCCGACGGTCCAATCGTTGATCCGCTGGGATCCCGTCGGCCACGCCGATGCGGAACTGGCGGCCCGGACCGACGTCGCGCTGCCGCCAAGTGTGCACATGGCCGCCCTGGACGGTACGGCTGACGCGGTGGCGGGGCTGATCGAGGAACTCCGACTGCCGGACAGCGCCGAGCTGCTCGGCCCGGCGCCATTGCCGCCCGGTGCGCGTCGACCCCCGGGGCTGGCGGCCGACGTGCCGGTGACCCGGATGCTGGTGCGAGTGCGCCGCGAGCAGGGCCTGGAACTGGCGGGCGAGCTGCGGCGCGGAGTCGCCGTGGTCAGCGCCCGGCAAACCCACGAGCCGGTCCGGGTGCAGATCGACCCGCTGCACATCGGCTAG
- a CDS encoding flavin-containing monooxygenase produces MAGGDHPDYHCLIVGAGFSGIGAAIKLDHEGFSDYLIVEAGSEVGGTWYWNTYPGIAVDIPSASYQFSFEQRPDWSRTYARGGELKAYAEHCTDKYGIRPKIRFNTKVLAAEFDDERSLWRVQLDPGGEVTARFVFNGSGVLTVPKPPDIDGVDSFGGVTVHTARWDHTLDLAGKRVAVIGTGASAVQLVPQIAPIVNELTVFQRTPIWCFPKFDVPLPRPAHWALRLPGAKTLQRLITQTYVEVTFPLPAQYFTVYPLARWMESLGRAYLRLKVRDPVVRQQLTPSYAIGCKRPGFHNSYLSTYNRDNVRLVTQPIDKITPSSVATTDGTNHEIDVLVLATGFHVFDPDTTPTFAVTGSGGRSLTRFWEENRAQAYEGTAIPGFPNFFSTMGPYGYVGSSYFALIEAQTHHMVRCMKRAEQRGATRIEISEEANARYFAEQLSRRHRQVFWQDSCQGANSYYFDKNGDVALRPANTFEVYWRSRRFNLDDYQFTG; encoded by the coding sequence ATGGCGGGCGGCGACCATCCCGACTACCACTGCCTGATCGTCGGCGCGGGGTTCTCGGGAATCGGTGCCGCGATCAAGCTCGACCACGAAGGCTTCAGCGACTACCTCATCGTCGAGGCCGGCAGCGAGGTCGGCGGGACGTGGTACTGGAACACGTATCCCGGTATCGCCGTTGACATTCCGTCGGCGTCGTATCAATTCTCGTTTGAGCAGCGGCCGGACTGGTCGCGCACCTACGCGCGCGGCGGCGAGCTGAAGGCCTACGCCGAACATTGCACCGACAAGTACGGGATCCGTCCGAAAATCCGGTTCAACACCAAAGTGCTCGCCGCCGAGTTCGACGACGAGCGGTCGCTGTGGCGGGTCCAGCTCGATCCGGGCGGCGAAGTCACCGCACGATTCGTGTTCAACGGCAGCGGTGTGCTCACCGTGCCCAAGCCGCCCGACATCGACGGCGTCGACTCCTTCGGCGGTGTCACCGTGCACACCGCCCGCTGGGATCACACCCTGGACCTGGCCGGTAAACGCGTCGCCGTCATCGGCACCGGCGCCTCGGCGGTGCAGCTGGTCCCGCAAATCGCTCCAATTGTCAACGAGCTCACCGTATTTCAGCGCACACCGATCTGGTGCTTTCCGAAATTCGACGTGCCGCTACCCAGGCCGGCGCACTGGGCGTTGCGCCTGCCGGGCGCCAAGACCCTGCAGCGGCTGATCACCCAGACCTATGTCGAGGTGACCTTCCCACTGCCGGCCCAGTACTTCACGGTGTACCCGCTGGCCAGATGGATGGAGTCACTCGGTCGCGCGTACCTGCGCCTGAAGGTGCGCGACCCAGTGGTGCGCCAACAGCTCACCCCGAGTTACGCGATCGGCTGCAAACGGCCCGGTTTTCACAACAGCTACCTGTCGACCTACAACCGCGACAACGTCCGCCTGGTCACCCAACCGATTGACAAGATCACCCCGTCGTCGGTGGCCACGACGGACGGCACCAACCACGAGATCGATGTGCTGGTGCTGGCCACCGGTTTTCACGTCTTCGACCCCGACACCACACCGACCTTTGCGGTTACCGGCAGCGGCGGCCGGTCGCTGACCCGGTTCTGGGAGGAGAACCGGGCACAGGCCTACGAGGGAACCGCCATTCCCGGCTTTCCCAACTTCTTCTCCACGATGGGGCCCTACGGCTACGTCGGGTCGTCCTACTTCGCATTGATCGAAGCGCAGACGCACCACATGGTGCGCTGCATGAAGCGAGCCGAGCAGCGCGGCGCCACCCGCATCGAGATCAGCGAGGAAGCCAACGCCCGCTACTTCGCCGAGCAGTTGAGCCGCAGGCACCGCCAGGTGTTCTGGCAGGACAGCTGCCAGGGCGCCAACAGCTACTACTTCGACAAGAACGGCGACGTGGCGCTGCGGCCCGCAAACACCTTCGAAGTGTATTGGCGCAGTAGACGTTTCAATCTCGACGACTACCAGTTCACCGGCTAG
- a CDS encoding LuxR family transcriptional regulator: MNELLPTGTVTLLLADVEGSTRLWEAEPDEMGTALARLNQTVSCIIANHEGVRPVEQGEGDSFVAAFARASDAVAAALEIQRAPLVPLRLRIGIHTGEIQLRDEGNYAGPTINRTARLRDLGHGGQTLLSGTTEGLIADRLPADTWLTDLGTHELRGVPHPERVVQLCHRHLINEFPPLRTSKNVASQHLPAHITSFVGREGELIEVRELLRGNRLVTLTGAGGAGKTRLALKLAEESNDCAWYVDLAPITDGDLVPITAARAFGLPDQPGRSTIDTLAGFIADRPLLVVLDNCEHLLDATAALAVALLRACAGLTLLATSREPIGVAGEASWRLPSLSLPDEAIELFIDRARQARADFAVTDENSAVIGEICTRLDGLPLAIELAAARVRALSVTEILDSLHDRFRLLTGGARTAVRRQQTLRASVDWSHALLSESEQMVFRQVAAFLGGFDLDAAQAVLGGDMPRYQVIDLLTLLVDKSLVVADERRGRTRYRLLETVRHYAAEKLSESGEADEVRTRHRDHYTSMAALLDGPAGNDYGQRVEQTEAEIDNMRAAFEWSRDSGDAELALALASSLSPLWQPRPAEGVAWLDSILDEVRVEDRYIAPRVRARALADRVLLVSNIAWDARLPGQAEEALAIARECDDDALLARALAACGLIGFDSEAGRSYRAEATELARKLGDRLRLSHILSVEILAAMVAGDLTSKRAAAQEGCQLADAIGYRAGYLRCSWYLGLALLGQGDTTRAIAHFGRARDVAAAGHFLAFQKYNSAGQSMALAYQGDISAARAAASQALDGANELGSLNASLANTALGMVALAAGDPAGARTATDAACRHGPSIPPGMTGLVRAWNAQAALADGDLPEARRRAEGAVSTAVGWYSVWALTARARVALAQGDMDEAERDAHDALTCASEFCAYLVVPDLLECVAVLLGDGGSHREAARLLGAAGAVRDRTRAVRFKVWDAGYKDSVADLRNTMGDSDFESAWAEGAALSTEEAIAYAQRGRGKRKRPSSGWTSLTPAERDVVRLVSEGLANNDIASRLFISPRTVQTHLTHVYTKLGLTSRVQLAQEAGRH; this comes from the coding sequence GTGAATGAGTTGCTGCCGACAGGCACCGTGACGCTGCTGCTGGCAGACGTCGAGGGCTCCACGCGGCTCTGGGAAGCCGAGCCCGACGAGATGGGCACCGCGTTAGCGCGGCTCAATCAGACCGTCTCATGCATCATCGCCAACCACGAGGGGGTTCGGCCCGTCGAACAAGGTGAAGGCGACAGCTTCGTCGCCGCGTTCGCCCGCGCATCCGACGCGGTGGCGGCGGCATTGGAGATACAGCGCGCTCCGCTCGTCCCGCTCCGGCTACGCATCGGGATACACACCGGCGAGATCCAGTTGCGCGACGAAGGCAACTACGCCGGGCCCACCATCAACCGCACCGCCCGACTGCGCGACCTCGGCCATGGCGGCCAAACCCTGCTGTCAGGCACCACCGAGGGCTTGATCGCCGACCGGCTGCCCGCGGACACCTGGTTGACCGACCTGGGCACCCACGAGTTGCGCGGCGTCCCCCACCCCGAGAGAGTCGTGCAGCTCTGCCACCGGCATCTCATCAACGAATTTCCGCCGCTTCGAACCTCGAAAAATGTTGCTTCTCAACATCTTCCGGCCCATATCACGAGCTTCGTCGGACGCGAAGGAGAGCTGATCGAGGTTCGGGAGTTGCTAAGGGGGAACCGGCTGGTGACCTTGACCGGTGCCGGCGGCGCCGGCAAGACCCGGCTCGCCTTAAAGCTCGCCGAGGAGTCTAACGACTGCGCTTGGTACGTGGATCTCGCGCCGATCACCGACGGGGATTTGGTGCCCATCACCGCCGCCCGCGCGTTCGGGCTTCCCGACCAGCCCGGACGCTCCACGATCGACACGCTGGCCGGTTTCATCGCCGATCGGCCCCTGCTGGTCGTCCTGGACAACTGCGAGCATCTGCTCGACGCGACCGCCGCCTTGGCGGTCGCACTGCTGAGAGCCTGTGCGGGCTTGACACTTCTGGCGACGAGCCGTGAGCCGATTGGTGTTGCCGGCGAGGCAAGTTGGCGTCTGCCGTCGCTGTCGCTGCCGGACGAAGCCATCGAATTGTTCATCGATCGGGCCCGCCAGGCTCGCGCCGACTTCGCCGTCACCGACGAGAACAGCGCGGTGATAGGTGAGATCTGCACTCGCCTCGACGGGTTGCCGCTAGCGATTGAACTTGCCGCAGCCAGAGTGCGCGCATTGTCGGTGACCGAGATCCTCGACAGCCTGCATGACCGATTCCGGCTATTGACCGGTGGGGCGCGCACCGCGGTCCGCCGCCAGCAGACGCTACGCGCCTCGGTGGACTGGTCGCACGCCCTGCTCAGCGAATCCGAGCAGATGGTATTTCGCCAAGTGGCCGCATTCCTCGGCGGATTCGACCTCGACGCCGCCCAGGCAGTGTTGGGCGGCGACATGCCGCGATACCAGGTGATAGACCTGCTGACGCTGCTCGTGGACAAATCATTGGTGGTCGCCGACGAGAGGCGGGGGCGCACCCGTTACCGACTGCTCGAAACGGTGCGACACTACGCAGCTGAAAAGCTCAGCGAATCAGGGGAAGCCGACGAGGTGCGCACACGTCACCGCGACCACTACACATCGATGGCGGCGCTGCTCGACGGCCCAGCAGGCAACGACTACGGGCAGCGTGTCGAGCAGACTGAAGCTGAGATCGACAACATGCGGGCGGCATTCGAATGGAGCCGTGACAGCGGTGACGCGGAGCTCGCGCTAGCTCTGGCGTCATCACTGTCGCCGCTATGGCAACCGCGACCCGCCGAGGGGGTTGCGTGGCTCGACTCAATTCTCGACGAAGTTCGCGTCGAGGACCGCTATATCGCTCCGCGTGTACGGGCGCGGGCGCTGGCCGACAGGGTCCTGCTCGTCAGCAACATCGCGTGGGACGCGCGTCTCCCGGGTCAGGCTGAAGAAGCGCTGGCAATTGCGCGCGAATGCGATGACGACGCCCTGCTGGCTCGCGCGCTGGCCGCCTGCGGCTTGATCGGCTTCGATTCCGAGGCCGGCCGCAGCTACCGCGCCGAGGCGACCGAGCTGGCGCGCAAACTCGGCGACCGGTTGCGGCTCAGCCACATCCTCAGCGTCGAGATCCTTGCGGCAATGGTGGCAGGCGACCTCACGTCGAAGCGTGCAGCGGCGCAAGAGGGATGCCAGCTTGCCGACGCGATCGGCTACCGCGCCGGATACCTCCGGTGCAGCTGGTACCTCGGACTCGCACTACTCGGGCAGGGCGATACGACTAGGGCCATTGCGCATTTCGGCAGGGCGCGCGACGTGGCAGCAGCGGGTCATTTTCTGGCGTTCCAGAAGTACAACTCTGCCGGCCAAAGCATGGCGCTCGCGTACCAGGGCGACATATCTGCGGCAAGAGCCGCGGCGAGCCAGGCACTCGACGGCGCAAACGAGCTGGGCAGCCTTAATGCCAGCCTCGCAAACACCGCATTGGGCATGGTGGCGCTGGCAGCCGGCGATCCTGCGGGTGCGCGCACTGCGACCGATGCGGCCTGCCGGCACGGACCATCGATTCCACCCGGAATGACGGGGTTGGTTCGCGCGTGGAATGCGCAGGCTGCGCTGGCTGACGGGGATCTTCCCGAAGCGCGTCGCAGGGCTGAGGGGGCCGTCTCGACAGCGGTGGGGTGGTACTCCGTGTGGGCGTTGACCGCCCGCGCGCGAGTGGCGCTCGCGCAAGGTGACATGGATGAGGCTGAGCGCGACGCTCACGACGCGCTGACCTGTGCGTCCGAATTCTGCGCATACCTCGTTGTTCCCGACCTCCTGGAATGCGTTGCCGTGTTACTGGGGGACGGCGGCAGCCACCGTGAGGCCGCCCGCCTGTTAGGTGCGGCCGGCGCCGTTCGAGACCGAACACGCGCGGTTCGCTTCAAGGTCTGGGACGCCGGCTATAAAGACTCAGTTGCGGATCTGCGAAATACTATGGGCGACAGTGACTTTGAATCTGCATGGGCGGAGGGCGCCGCCCTGTCCACCGAAGAGGCGATCGCCTACGCCCAACGTGGCCGCGGCAAACGCAAACGACCCAGCAGCGGCTGGACTTCGCTGACGCCGGCCGAACGCGACGTTGTCCGGTTAGTCAGCGAGGGGCTCGCGAATAATGACATCGCCAGCCGGCTTTTCATCTCACCGCGCACCGTGCAAACCCACCTCACCCACGTCTACACCAAGCTGGGCCTGACCTCGCGCGTGCAGCTCGCCCAAGAAGCAGGACGGCATTAA
- the metK gene encoding methionine adenosyltransferase, with the protein MSEQGRLFTSESVTEGHPDKICDAISDSVLDSLLAVDPRSRVAVETAVTTGQVHVIGEVTTTAKEAFADITNTVRERILEIGYDHSDKGFDGTTCGVNIGIGRQSPDIAMGVDTAHETRVEGAADPLDSQGAGDQGLMFGYAISDTPELMPLPIALAHRLARRLTEVRKNGTLPYLRPDGKTQVTIEYEDNVPTRLDTVVVSTQHAEGIDLVKTLDPDIRKHVLATVIDELGHETLDSSSTRVLVNPTGNFVVGGPMGDAGLTGRKIIVDTYGGWARHGGGAFSGKDPSKVDRSAAYAMRWVAKNIVAAGLAERVEVQVAYAIGKAAPVGLFIETFGTAIVDPVKIEKIVPEVFDLRPGAIVRDLDLLRPIYAPTAAYGHFGRTDIDLPWERLDKVEDLQRAI; encoded by the coding sequence GTGAGCGAACAGGGTCGGTTGTTCACCAGTGAATCGGTGACCGAGGGGCATCCAGACAAGATCTGCGACGCGATCAGCGACTCGGTGCTCGACTCGCTGCTGGCCGTGGACCCACGCTCGCGTGTCGCCGTCGAGACGGCGGTGACGACCGGCCAGGTGCACGTCATCGGCGAGGTCACCACGACCGCCAAGGAAGCCTTCGCCGACATCACCAACACCGTGCGTGAGCGGATCCTCGAGATCGGCTACGACCATTCCGACAAGGGCTTCGACGGGACGACCTGCGGCGTCAACATCGGCATCGGTCGCCAGTCGCCCGACATCGCCATGGGTGTGGACACCGCACACGAGACCCGCGTCGAGGGTGCCGCAGACCCGCTGGACTCCCAGGGTGCCGGCGACCAGGGCCTGATGTTCGGCTACGCGATCAGCGACACCCCGGAACTGATGCCGCTGCCGATCGCCTTGGCGCACCGGCTGGCCCGGCGTCTCACCGAGGTCCGCAAGAATGGCACGCTGCCCTACCTGCGCCCGGACGGTAAGACGCAGGTCACCATCGAATACGAAGACAACGTCCCGACCCGTCTGGACACCGTCGTGGTCTCTACCCAGCACGCCGAGGGCATCGACCTGGTCAAGACGCTGGACCCGGACATCCGCAAGCACGTGCTGGCAACCGTCATCGACGAGCTGGGCCACGAGACGCTGGACTCCTCGTCGACGCGCGTGCTGGTCAACCCGACCGGAAACTTCGTCGTCGGCGGACCGATGGGTGACGCCGGCCTGACCGGCCGCAAGATCATCGTCGACACCTACGGCGGCTGGGCCCGCCACGGCGGCGGCGCCTTCTCCGGCAAGGATCCGTCCAAGGTGGACAGGTCGGCGGCGTACGCGATGCGCTGGGTGGCCAAGAACATCGTCGCCGCAGGCCTGGCCGAGCGGGTCGAGGTGCAGGTGGCCTACGCCATCGGCAAGGCCGCGCCGGTCGGCCTGTTCATCGAGACGTTCGGCACCGCGATCGTCGACCCGGTCAAGATCGAGAAGATCGTGCCCGAGGTGTTCGACCTGCGCCCGGGCGCGATCGTCCGCGACCTGGACCTGCTACGTCCGATCTACGCGCCGACCGCGGCCTACGGGCACTTCGGCCGCACCGACATCGACCTGCCGTGGGAGCGGCTCGACAAGGTCGAGGACCTTCAGCGCGCCATCTAG
- a CDS encoding alpha/beta hydrolase, protein MAAVDSGSAIDPILLKVLDAVPFRLSADGGVAEARRQLRDLPRRSFHPELRVQDRSIDGPAGPINIRIYWPPTDHPAPPVVVFFHGGGFVVGDLDTHDGTCRQHAVGASAVVVSVEYRLAPEHPYPAAVEDAWAATQWVAEHGGEIGADASRLAVAGDSAGGNLAAVTAQRARDDAGPSIAFQLLWYPATLWDSSLPSFAENADAPVLDRAAVAAFTRWYAGEIDLSDPPPGMAPGRAENLADLPAAYIAVAGHDPLRDDGSRYGELLTAAGVPAEVHNAETMVHGYLGYAGVVPAATAAMDRGLDALRAALHVR, encoded by the coding sequence ATGGCAGCCGTCGACTCTGGATCCGCGATCGATCCCATTCTGCTGAAGGTACTGGACGCGGTTCCGTTCCGGTTATCCGCCGACGGCGGTGTCGCCGAGGCGCGTCGGCAATTACGGGACCTGCCGCGGCGAAGTTTTCATCCGGAGCTGCGGGTGCAAGACCGTTCCATCGACGGACCCGCCGGGCCGATCAACATCCGGATCTACTGGCCGCCAACCGATCACCCCGCGCCACCGGTGGTGGTGTTCTTTCACGGCGGCGGCTTCGTCGTCGGCGACCTGGACACCCACGACGGGACGTGCCGCCAGCACGCCGTCGGCGCCTCTGCGGTCGTGGTGTCGGTCGAATACCGTTTGGCGCCGGAGCATCCCTATCCCGCTGCCGTCGAGGACGCTTGGGCCGCAACGCAATGGGTCGCCGAGCACGGCGGCGAGATCGGGGCCGACGCGAGCCGGCTCGCGGTGGCCGGCGACTCGGCGGGTGGCAACCTGGCGGCGGTGACCGCGCAGCGCGCCCGCGACGACGCTGGACCGTCAATTGCGTTCCAGCTGTTGTGGTATCCGGCCACGCTATGGGACTCCTCGCTGCCCTCGTTCGCCGAGAATGCCGACGCGCCCGTCCTGGACCGCGCCGCCGTGGCGGCGTTCACCCGCTGGTACGCCGGTGAGATCGACCTGTCCGATCCCCCACCCGGGATGGCGCCCGGACGAGCCGAGAACCTCGCGGATCTGCCCGCGGCCTACATCGCGGTGGCCGGACACGACCCACTGCGCGACGACGGCAGCCGGTACGGGGAATTGCTGACCGCCGCTGGGGTTCCCGCCGAGGTGCACAACGCCGAAACCATGGTGCACGGCTACCTCGGCTATGCCGGAGTGGTGCCCGCGGCGACGGCCGCAATGGACCGCGGACTGGACGCCCTGCGGGCGGCGCTGCACGTACGGTAG